GACGATTCGCTGTAGCAGCGAGTCTGCTTTGGATAGCGTCCGGAGGCGGACCGAGGTATCGGCCCGAACCCCGGCGCGGCGCAGCAGTGCGGGGGGCGGCAGGGCGCGCTACCCGCTGGAACGACCTGTTCCGCGATTCCAGCGACACGCTCAGTCCGTGGGTTTCAGGCCGTGCGCAGCTGCATCCGGTCACTGGCGATAATGTCTTTCATGTCATCGAACAGCGCGCTGATCTCCTCCTCGCTGCAGTCTTCCCGATAGCGCTTGCGCAAGCCGTAGCTGCTGAGGGTGATGTGCACGTCGGGTGTCACGCCGTGCTGCGCGAGGCAGGCTCGGGCGCAATGCATCGGGCAGCCGTCGATGGCGAGAATGGGGCGGCCGGAGTTGGCTTTCTTCACCAGCGCTGCAACGCGCCCGCCGACGCCGGCGATGCAGGACATTTCCGCCAGCCCGGCGCGATCGAGGCGCACCGCCAGGGTGTTGGCCAGCTGCGCGACATTCGAACAACCGGAGCATGAATAGACCAGGGGCGCAGGCGTTGTGGTGATCATCGCGTTTTCCTGACGGTGGCGTGACGCGGGTCATTTTCCAAGGCGCGCCGTCGACTGGCTTTGACAGCAATCAAGATCACTGGGGCGTTCTGCCGCAGGTCACTCGTCATAGGCGGCGAGCTTGCGGTTGTCGAGAATCTCGATGCGTCGCCGCTGGACCGATATGGTCCCGGCGTCGATCAGCCGATGCAGGATGCGCGAGAAGGTTTCCGGCTGAATGCCCAGTTTCGACGCGATCAAGCGTTTCGGCACATCAAGCACCACCACGCCGCTGTCGTCCTGCTGCGATTGCGCGAGAAAGCGCACCACTCGATGGCTGGCGTTGGCCAGGGTGAGGGTGTCGATCTCGGTCATACGCTGGTGCAGCCGAATGCTCAGGGTGGCGAGGATGTCCAGGCAGATATCCGGGTGCTGCTCGAGAATGCGCCGGTAATGCGGTCCGTTCAGGCTCGCCACCAGGCTGGCCTTTAGCGCGGTGGCGCTGACCGGATAGCTCGGCGTGCCCTTGAACAACAGCGCTTCGGCGAACGATTCACCGGCACGCATCACTTCCACCAGCTTCTCTTGCCCGTCGCAGACTACGCGGTGCAGCTTGATCTGGCCGCTGAAGAGGAAATAGAAGCGATCGGCTTTGTCGCCCTGATGAAACAGCGAGGCCCCCGCAGGCAGGCGCTTCAGGTTGGCAGAGGTGCACACCTCCTGTAACGCCGCCTCGGGCAGTCGGCTGAACAGATGGTGGCGGCGCAATTCCGCGACCAGGGTTTTTTCAGTGAGCATGTGTCCTCCCCCGGACTGAACCGGGTTTATCAGCCTGCATCCTAGGAGCCCGGTGTCCGCCGCTTCCTTGATCACGGACAAGAGTGTCGGTCATGAGCCGTCGGCGCCGTCCGGCGATCACTTGCCTGTGCTTGACGATGATCAATTCGGTAATGAGGTTCCACCTCTAAAGTCACACCATATTGTGTTTTCGGCGAATAAATTAACTACATATGGTTATGGAGGCGTTGATGCCCAGGCAGGCAGAGGTGGCGAAACCGGTTTCACTGCGCAAGCGCGATGGCCGACTGGCGGCGTTCGAAGTGGACAAGATCGAGCGCGCCATCGCGGCGGCAGGCGCGGCGACCGGCGAGTTCGAGTTGGCAATGGCACAGGCATTGGCCGAGGTCGTTCGTCAGCAACTGGCCCATCGCACGGCGGTGGAGGTGGAGCAGGTGCAGGACGGCGTCGAGCGTGCCCTGATGGCAGCCGGCTACTTCGATACCGCCAGGGCCTACATCGTCTACCGCGAACGCCATGCGCGTCTGCGCCGAGATCGCAAGGTGGTGGTCGACGTCGCCGCCTCGATGAACGAATACCTCTCCCGCGAAGACTGGCGGGTGCGCGCCAACGCCAACCAGGGCTACTCACTCGGCGGGCTGATCCTCAACGTGTCTGGCAAGGTCACCGCCAACTACTGGCTGGACGAGGTCTACAGCCCGGAGATCGGCACGGCGCATCGCGAAGGCGATCTGCATATCCATGACCTGGACATGCTCGCCGGCTATTGCGCTGGCTGGTCACTGCGGACCCTGCTCAATGAGGGCTTCAACGGGATTCCGGGGCGGGTTGAGGCCGGCCCGCCCAAGCATCTGTCCAGCGCGCTGGGGCAGATGGTCAATTTTCTCGGCACGCTGCAGAACGAGTGGGCCGGCGCGCAGGCGTTCAGCAGCTTCGATACCTACCTCGCACCGTTCGTGCGCAAGGACAACCTTGGCTTCGCCGAAATCCGCCAGGCCATTCAGGAGTTCATCTACAACCTCAATGTGCCGTCGCGCTGGGGCACGCAGACCCCGTTCACCAACCTGACCTTCGACTGGGTCTGCCCTGAAGACCTGCGCGAACAGATCCCCTACATCGGCGGCGAGGAGATGCCCTTCGCCTACGGCGAGCTGCAGGCCGAGATGGAGCTGATCAACCGTGCCTATATAGAAGTGATGCAGGCCGGTGACGGCCTCGGCCGGGTTTTCACCTTCCCGATCCCGACCTACAACATTACCCACGACTTCCCCTGGGACAGCGAGAACGCCGAGCGCCTGTTCGAGATGACCGCGCGCTACGGGCTGCCGTACTTCCAGAACTTCCTCAATTCGGACATGCAGCCGAACCAGGTGCGTTCGATGTGCTGCCGCCTGCAGCTGGACGTGCGCGAGCTGCTCAAGCGTGGCGGCGGGCTGTTCGGCTCTGCCGAGCAGACCGGTTCGCTGGGCGTGGTGACGGTGAACTGTGCACGCCTGGGCTATCTCTACCGCGGCGACAAGGTGGCGCTGCTCGAGCAGCTGGATACGCTGCTGGACATGGCGCGGCAGAGTCTGGAGGTCAAGCGCAAGGTCATCCAGCACCATATGGATGCCGGGCTCTACCCCTACACCAAGCGTTATCTGGGCACACTGCGCAATCACTTCTCCACCATCGGGGTGAACGGGCTGCACGAGATGGTGCGCAATTTCACCGACGACACCGAGGGTCTGCAGACCGCTGCCGGTCGCGCGCTGGCGATCGAGGTGCTCGACCACGTGCGGGCGCGGCTGGTGCAGTTCCAGGAAGACACCGGGCACCTCTACAACCTCGAGGCGACGCCGGCCGAAGGCACCACCTATCGTTTCGCCAAGGAAGACCGCAAGCGCTTCCCCGACATCCTCCAGGCGGGTTCGGCCGAGGCGCCGTACTACACCAACTCCTCGCAACTGCCGGTCGGCTTCACCGACGACCCCTTCGAGGCCCTGGAGCTGCAGGACGAGCTGCAGTGCAAGTACACCGGCGGCACCGTGTTGCACCTGTACATGGCCGAGCAGATTTCCTCGGCCGAGGCCTGCAAGAAGCTGGTACGCAATGCGCTGTCGCGTTACCGCCTGCCTTACCTGACGGTAACGCCCACCTTCTCGATCTGCCCGGTGCACGGTTATCTCGCTGGCGAGCACGAGTTCTGCCCGAAGTGCGATGAGGCGCTGCTGCACAAGCAGCAAGCCGAAGCGGCCCTGGCGGTCTGATCTGCGATCCCGTGTCACGCCGCTCCAAGAGGTGCGGCGCCGCATAATCAACCCTAAGCAAAAGGAGCGTCACCATGAACCCAGCCAGCCAACTGCCCCAGGACCAGCGCCAACGTTGCGAAGTCTGGACCCGCGTGATGGGCTATCACCGCCCGGTTACCGCATTCAATCCGGGCAAGCAGTCCGAGCATCGCGAGCGCCTGCATTTCACTGAAGCAGCGGCGCGGTGACCGCAGCACTTCGCGTCGGGGGGCTGGTCCCCCTGACCACACTGGATTTCCCCGACCATCTGGCCTGCGTGCTGTTCTGCCAGGGCTGCGGCTGGCGCTGCCGCTACTGCCACAATCCGCAGCTGATCCCGGCCTGTGGCAACGAGGAGAAGCCCTGGTCGGAGATTCTCGCCTTTCTCGAACAGCGCGTCGGCCTGCTCGAGGCGGTGGTGTTCAGCGGTGGCGAGCCGACCCTGCAGACCGCGCTGCCCGAGGCCATCGCCCAGGTGCGGGCGCTGGGCTACAAGGTCGGCCTGCACAGCGCCGGCATCAAACCGAAGTTGTTCGCCAACATCCTGCCGCTGGTGGATTGGGTCGGTTTCGACATCAAGGCGCTACCCGAGCACAGCAGCGCGATCACCGGCGTGGATGGCAGCGGCAAGGCCAACTGGAAGAGTCTCGAACACCTGCTGGAAAGCGGCGTCGAGCATGAGTGCCGGACCACCGTGCACTGGCAACTGTTCGACGCCGACATGCTGTGGGACATGGCTCAGCGCCTGCGCCGGCTGGGTGTCGAACGCTTCGCCGTGCAGTGCGTGCGCACCGCGCGCATGCTCGACGACAGCCTCGCCGAGAGCCGCGCACCCTACGATCAGCAGCGCCTGTGGGAGCGCCTGGATCGACTGTTCCCATCCTTCGTGCTGCGTGGATAGGCCGCTGCGGGGTGCCGCAACGGGCACCCCACTCAAGGCCTGATCGACCTCAGCTCCAGCCCCAGAACTGCAGCCACCAGCCATAGCCCACCAGCGCGCAACCGGCATTGACGCAGGCGAACGCCAGCAGCCGGCGCATGCCGTTGCCGCCGTGACGGCTGATCACGTTCCACGCCAGGTACAGACTCCACGCCACGGCACCGATCAGCAGCGCGGCGCGAGCCGGTTGCGCCCAGGCCAGTAGCAAGCCCTCGTAGCGCAGTAGCTTGACCGTGGTGGCGGACAGGCCGAGAAACAGCCCGGCGCCACCCAGCGGCACCAGTGCCAATGCGAGGTGCTGGAACACATTGTCGCCACGGCGCATTACCCGCACGGCGGCGCGCAGCAGTAGCCACAACGCGCCGCCGACGAGCAACGAGGCACCGAAGATGTAGGTGAGGATCACGGCGCCATCGAGCCAGGTGAAGGCATCGTTGGCCTGCGGATAGTGGGTCAGCAGCCACCAAGGCGCGTTGGCTTCCAGCGGCCAGATGATGTCGCTATCCACCAGCCATTCCGCGGCGGCCTGCTTGAGGGTGATGAACCAGGGACTGACCGTCCACTGGAAGGCGCCCATGGCCAGGCCGATCATGCCGAACAGCAACAGGGTGCTGTCCCAGTGATCGCTTTGCTGCTGACCGCCGACGATGAGGATTTCAGAATTGGGCGAACGGGCGCTCAGCTGCACTGCACCGCGCTGGCTGCTGCAGCGGCCACAGGCATGGCAATCGGCATTGCCCTGCATGCGACGGATGTCAATCAGCGGGGCGCAGTTGGGTGTCGGCAGGTGCGGTTCGCGATTTTCCAGCCAGCGCTGTTCGTCGACCTTGTAGTGCACCGGCGCCAAGCGGGCGAGCAGGGCGAACACGCCGCTGACCGGGCACAGATGGCGGCACCAGACCCGCTTGCCGCGGCCGTAGAGAAAGCCCACCAGCATCGCCGCGACGGTGGAGCCGCCGAGGATCAGCAGTGCCGCCTGGGCATAGTCATAGACGCTGATCAGCTGGCCGTAGACGGTGGTGAGGATGAAGGCGATGGTCGGCCAGCCGCTCCAGCGCACCCAGCGCGGCGTGCGTTTGTTCAGCCCGCGCCAGCTGATCCACTCGCTGAGCGAGCCTTCGGGGCAGAGCACTCCGCACCACAGGCGGCCGAAGAAGATCATCGACAGCAGCACGAAGGGCCACCACAAGCCCCAGAAGATGAACTGCGCCAGTACCGTCAGGTTGTCGAGCATGCCGGCCTGGGCCGGCGGCAGATCAAGAAAGGCGGGGATCACCAGTAGCGTCAGGTAGAACCCCACCACCAGCCACTGCAGCGCGCGAATGGCTTTCGCATGCTGGCGCAGCAGGTCACCGAGTCGCGCCAGCCACGGCGCCTGGGTGATCATGCTGGCCTCGCAGCGAGCTGCACCTGTACCCGCGGTTTGAGCCATGCCCACGCGGCGAGCCAGTAAAGGCCCAGAACTACCGCGGCGGCCAGCGAAGGCATGGCGCGATAGCCGGTGAGGCCGGCCAGGGTGCCGCCGAGCGTGCCGCCATCATCCAGCAGGGCCGAGGTATCCCAGAGCGGATCGCCGAACACCGTGTACAGCACTTCCGGTACGTCCATACCCATCAGCTGGCCGCTGAAGCGATCCAGCGCGGCCATCAGCAATGCGCCGCCGAGCAGCAGCAACATCACTTCGCTGACCTGGAAGAAACGCCGCCAGCTGAAGTAGCGGCTGCCGGCCTGCAGGGCTGCATAACTGAGTAGGGCGAGGACGAAACCGAGTACACCGCCGATGACGAAGCGGGTGAGGTCCATACCCGCCTGCTGGTTACCGATGCCGTAGAGGAACACCACCGTCTCGCTGCCTTCACGACCGACGGCGAGCATGGCCAGCAGCAGCAGGCCGATGCCGCTGCCCTGGCTGAGCTTTTCCGCAGCGCTGTTCTGCAGGCTGGTCTTCAACGTGCGGCCATGCTGATGCATCCAGCCGACCATGTGCAGGATCAGCAGGCTGGCTACCAGCAGCATCGCGCACTGGAACCATTCGCCACCGCTGCCCGCCAGCCAGTCGCCGGCCTGCAATACGCCCCAGCCCAGCGCAGCGGCCAGACCGAGACCGGCAGCGACACCGGCCCAGAGCATGCGCAGCGCATTGGCCGCGCCTGGTTGCTGGCGCAGCCAGGCATGCAGGATGCCGATGACCAGCAGGGCCTCGACGCTTTCGCGCCAGACGATGAACATGGATTGGCCCATGGGACTCTCCTCAGAAAAGCAACTACTTGGCGACGATCTCGCCTTCGGGAAGATCCATATGGAATTCGTCGAAGAATGGATAGCGGCCCGGCTTCAGCGGGTGGATCACGACGAAGGAGGTCACCCCGGGTGACAGCACCTTCTCGACGCGTAGCGGGGTGCTCTCGAACTCGGTCGGCCCGCTGCCGGCGTTGTGCACGATGATCTTGAAGCGCTGACGGGCAGGGACTTCGATGGTCGCTGGCTCGAAGTGGCCGTCACGTATGGTCAGCTCGTACGTCGGCAGCGCGGCCTGCGCCGGGCTCGCGAGCCCGACCAGTAGCGGCAGCACGCCGAGCAGCGATTGCCCGGCGCGACGCATCAGTAGCCCCCTTTCTTGCCGATGCCGGCGTAGGTGAACTCGTACGTCAGCTCGCAGCCTTCGAACCAGGGGGCGACGCCGGTTTCCTTGTCGGTGTGGCGACCGAACATGGCGTGCCCCGAGCCTGGCGGCAGGATCTTGTAGGTCAACTGGTACTTGCCTGGGCCGCGCAGCTTGACGTTGTCACCGTAGTGCGGGCCGTCGTTTGCCACCATCGGATGGAAATCGCCTTCGACGACTTCGTCGGAACCCTTCTTGCGCAGCGTGTAGTGGATGCTCAGGTAGGGCACGAAGCTGCCTTCCTGCCAGCCGTTGCGGTTGTCTTCGGTAGCGCTGATATCGGCCTCGAGATGCACGTCGGACTCGGCCGCGGCACGCATCATGCCCGGTGGGTCCATTTCGACCGGCTGCAGATACACCGCGCCGACCTCCATGCCGCCGCACTGCTGCGGTTCGCCGATGGGGTATTCCTTCGCCTGGGCGAGCGGGGTGAGCAGCAGGGTGGTGATGGCCAGTGTGGCGGGGATGCGCATTGGGAATTCTCCGGAAACAGAAAAAGACGGAGCGAAGATTGCACTTGCGCTTCCGAATGATAATGATTCGCGTCAATTTCCCAAGAAATATTTTGTTACCGGTCTCTGAATGCAAAGCTGTATGCCGCTGCAGACGGCTGTTTGCGGGCGCTGCAGGCTAACTGCGACAGGTCGTCACAGTGGCTCTTGGTGTGGGTGTGCGGAGTGCAGCGACCCGAACCGGCGCCGAACGAATCCTCTAAGATGGTGCACCTTTCGTATCCGGGGACTTCATGCAACCGCCCGTCTCACTCGACGCCCGTACCGCGCGGATTCTTCCGTGGCTGGTGGCCATCGCCTTCTTCATGCAGACGCTGGACGGCACCATTCTCAATACCGCGCTGCCGGCCATGGCGCGTGATCTGGCGGAAAACCCCCTGCGCATGCAGGGCGTGGTGATCGCCTACATGCTCACGGTGGCGCTGCTGATTCCGGCATCCGGCTGGATTGCTGACCGCTTCGGTAGCCGGCGCATCTTCGTGACTGCCATCGTGCTGTTTTCCGTGGGCTCGCTGTTGTGCGCGTTGTCGACCAGCTTCAACCAGCTGGTGGCTTCCCGCGTGCTGCAGGCGCTGGGTGGAGCGCTGATGCTGCCGGTGGGGCGGCTGGTGGTGCTGCGGGCATTTCCGCGCAGCGACTTCGTGCGGATCATGGCCTTTATCGCGCTGCCAGGACTGGTCGGCCCGTTGCTCGGGCCAACCCTGGGTGGCTGGCTGGTGGAGTACGCCTCCTGGCACTGGATCTTCCTGATCAATCTGCCGGTGGGCGTGATTGGCTGCATCGCCGCGCTGCGCTTCATGCCCGATCTCAAAGGGCCCGAGCGGGTGCGCTTCGATACGCTCGGCTTCCTGCTGTTCGGCGCAGCGATGGTGCTGGTCACCATTGCGCTGGAGGGGCTCGGCCAGATGCACATGTCGCATGCCCGCGTGATGCTGCTGCTGTTCGGCGGCGCAGCGTGCATGGCGGCCTACTGGCTGCGCGCCGGGCGCATCGATGCGCCGCTGTTCAGCCCCAAGCTGTTCCATACGCGCAGCTTTGCGGTGGGCATCTTCGGCAACCTGTTTGCCCGGCTGGGTGGTGGCGCGCTGCCGTTCCTGTTGCCATTGCTGCTGCAGGTGGCGCTTGGCTATTCGCCGGCGAAGGCCGGGATGAGCATGATTCCGCTGGCCTTGGGTGCGATGGCGGTCAAATCCCTGGCCAAGCCGATCATCGATCGTCTCGGTTATCGCCGTCTGCTGATCGGCAACACACTGCTGCTCGGCTGCCTGATCGCCAGCCTGGCGACCATCGATGGACAAACGCCGACCTGGCTGCTGCTGGTGCATCTGGGCCTGATCGGCATGGTCAACTCGATGCAGTTCACCGCGATGAACACCGTCACCCTGGTCGGCCTTAGCCATGCCGACGCCAGTAGCGGCAATAGCCTGCTGTCGGTGGTGGTGCAGCTATCAATGAGCCTTGGCGTCGCCACCGCCGGTGCGCTGCTGGGAGGCTTCACCGTGGACGACGCGCAGGGCAGCGAGGTGCTGCGGGCATTTCAGCTGACGTTTCTCTGCGTCGGCGGTATGGCGATGCTCGCTGCCGCATTGTTCCTGCAGCTGGAACATCGCGACCCTGGCCATGACGACGATGTGCGGCGACCGGTGGACGTCGGCGAATAATCCTCTGTCGACCTGTAAGGAATCACGACAGGTGGTCGCAGTGGCTCTGCGTCATGCTGGCACATCGCCGGGCGGCCTGCGTGGTCCATAGCCGTCCTCCACTAGCAGATGGCGGCAATGACCTGCTGCAAATGTTTACCTGTGCAAGTAAACATTATCGACCTGTAATTATAAGCTACATATCGTTGAGTCTCTGGAAGCGGCACTGCGCCGCAATCAAAGGAGCGAAACGATGAGTGCAATGAGCCTCGCCTGGCTGCTGATCGGCACCTCGCTGTGCGGCGTGATGGTGCTACTGGTATTGCTCTGGCTGCTATGGATGGGCCGGCAGAGCCAATGCCGAGAACTGGAAGTGCTGCGCGAACTGCTGGATGGTCTTGGTCAGGTGATCGTGCGCCTGGAGCAGGACAAGGCTGAGTTGACTTCCGGGCTGCGGGCGGAAAAGGCGCAAGCCGCCCAGCTACGTCGTCAGCTAGAACTGCTACGTCGTTGAGCGTGGTGTGATTTTGTTGTTTAAACAAACATATTTCTTCGAAATCGTCCCGCTCGTCGTTATGATGCCGCCTGATTGTTTATAAAAACTACAAATCAGGAGGTTTTCATGCATCCCGTAGTGGTCGAAGTCACCCAGCGCCTGATCGAGCGTAGCCGGCCTACGCGCGAAGCCTATCTCGCCATGGTTCGCGGCGCTGCCAGTGCCGGGCCTGCCCGCAACGGCGCGCAATGCGCGAACTTCGCCCATGGCGTTGCCGGTTGCGGCGCGCAGGACAAGCAGCGCCTGCGGCTACCGGATGCGGCCAACATCGCCATCGTCACGGCCTACAACGACATGCTCTCGGCGCATCAGCCCTATGAGGACTACCCTGAGCACCTGCGCCAGGCGCTGCGCGATATCGGCTCGGTGGGGCAGGTGGCCGGCGGTGTGCCGGCGATGTGTGACGGTGTCACCCAGGGCGAGCCGGGCATGGAGCTGGCCATTGCCAGTCGCGAGGTGATCGCCATGAGCACCGCGGTGGCGCTGTCGCACAACCTGTTCGATGGTGCGCTGCTGCTCGGCATCTGCGACAAGATCGTTCCCGGATTGCTGATCGGTGCGCTGCGTTTCGGTCATCTGCCCGCTGTGTTCGTGCCGGCCGGTCCGATGCCGTCCGGCCTGGCCAACAAGGACAAGGCCGCGGTGCGCCAGCGCTACGCCGAAGGCAAGGCAGGTCGCGACGAGCTGCTGGCGGCGGAAATGCAGGCCTATCACAGTCCCGGTACCTGTACCTTCTACGGCACCGCCAACACCAACCAGATGCTGATGGAGGTCATGGGCCTGCACTTGCCGGGCTCTTCCTTCGTCAACCCGGGCACGCCATTGCGCGATGCGCTGACCGCCGAGGCCGCGCGGCAGGTCACTCGACTGACGCCACAGGGCGGCAGCTTCACGCCGCTCGGTGAGTTCGTCGACGAGCGCGTATTGGTCAACGCCATCGTCGCGCTGCATGCCACCGGCGGCTCGACCAATCACACCCTGCACATGCCGGCCATCGCCCAAGCGGCGGGCATCCAGCTGACCTGGCAGGACATGGCCGACCTTTCCGCAGTGGTGCCGACGCTGGCGCGGGTCTATCCCAATGGTTCAGCAGACATCAATCACTTCCATGCCGCGGGCGGCGTCGCGCTGCTGGTGCGCGAGCTGATCGCGGCCGGCCTGCTGCACGAGGATGTGCATACCGTGATGGGTCGCGGCCTCAATCGCTACACCCAGGAGCCCTTCCTCGAAGACGGTCGGCTGACTTGGCGTGAAGGCGCTGCGGCGAGCCTGGACGAAAGCATCCTGCGGCCGGTCGCGCGACCGTTCTCGGCCGAAGGCGGGCTGCGGGTGATGAGCGGCAATCTCGGCCGTGGCGTGATGAAGGTGTCCGCCGTGGCGCCCGAGCATCGCGTCGTGGAAGCGCCGGCGCGGGTCTTTGCCGATCAGCTGGAGCTGGTCGAGGCGTTCAAGGCGGGCGAGCTGGAGCGAGACGTCGTTGCAGTGGTGCGCTTCCAGGGGCCGCGTGCCAACGGCATGCCCGAGTTGCACAAGCTGACGCCCTATCTCGGTCTGTTGCAGGACCGCGGTTTCAAGGTCGCGCTGGTCACTGACGGGCGCATGTCCGGTGCGTCGGGCAAGGTGCCGGCGGCGATCCATGTGTGCCCCGAGGCAATCGATGGCGGCCCGCTGGCGCGCGTGCGTGACGGCGATCTGCTGCGTGTGGATGGGCAGAACGGTGTGCTCGAGGTGCTGGTCGATGCCGCTGAGCTGGCTGGCCGATCGCCGGCTGCTGCGCCGGCTGCGAGTGTGCAGGGCTGCGGGCGCGAGTTGTTCGGTTTTATGCGGGCGGCATTCAGCTCCGCCGAGCAGGGCGCCAGCGTGTTCGCTGCCGGGCTGGAGGCGCTGCGATGACGCTGGCGCTGGTCGGAGATATCGGCGGAACCAATGCGCGCTTGGCGCTGTGGCGCGACTCGCAGCTGGAGTCGGTACGGGTGCTGCCGGCAGCGGATTTCGAAACCCCGGAACAGGCGGTCGAGCATTACCTGTCAACGCTTGGCCTGGCACCGGGCAGCGTTCGCGCCATGTGTCTGGCCTGTGCCGGGCCGGTCAAGGGTGAGCAGTTCACCTTCACCAACAATCACTGGCGGCTGACGCGCCGCGACTTCTGTGGTGCCCTGCAGTTGGACGAGCTGCTGCTGATCAATGACTTCGCCGCGATGGCGCTGGGCATGACGCGGGTGGGCGAAGCGGGGCGGCGCCTGATCTGTGCTGGCGCGGCCGAGGCGGATGCGCCAGCGCTGGTCATCGGGCCGGGCACCGGGCTTGGCGTCGCCGCGTTGATGCCCTTGGGCGGTGGCGACTGGCGTGCGTTGCCGGGG
This DNA window, taken from Pseudomonas sp. FeN3W, encodes the following:
- a CDS encoding putative zinc-binding protein — translated: MITTTPAPLVYSCSGCSNVAQLANTLAVRLDRAGLAEMSCIAGVGGRVAALVKKANSGRPILAIDGCPMHCARACLAQHGVTPDVHITLSSYGLRKRYREDCSEEEISALFDDMKDIIASDRMQLRTA
- a CDS encoding Crp/Fnr family transcriptional regulator: MLTEKTLVAELRRHHLFSRLPEAALQEVCTSANLKRLPAGASLFHQGDKADRFYFLFSGQIKLHRVVCDGQEKLVEVMRAGESFAEALLFKGTPSYPVSATALKASLVASLNGPHYRRILEQHPDICLDILATLSIRLHQRMTEIDTLTLANASHRVVRFLAQSQQDDSGVVVLDVPKRLIASKLGIQPETFSRILHRLIDAGTISVQRRRIEILDNRKLAAYDE
- a CDS encoding ribonucleoside triphosphate reductase encodes the protein MPRQAEVAKPVSLRKRDGRLAAFEVDKIERAIAAAGAATGEFELAMAQALAEVVRQQLAHRTAVEVEQVQDGVERALMAAGYFDTARAYIVYRERHARLRRDRKVVVDVAASMNEYLSREDWRVRANANQGYSLGGLILNVSGKVTANYWLDEVYSPEIGTAHREGDLHIHDLDMLAGYCAGWSLRTLLNEGFNGIPGRVEAGPPKHLSSALGQMVNFLGTLQNEWAGAQAFSSFDTYLAPFVRKDNLGFAEIRQAIQEFIYNLNVPSRWGTQTPFTNLTFDWVCPEDLREQIPYIGGEEMPFAYGELQAEMELINRAYIEVMQAGDGLGRVFTFPIPTYNITHDFPWDSENAERLFEMTARYGLPYFQNFLNSDMQPNQVRSMCCRLQLDVRELLKRGGGLFGSAEQTGSLGVVTVNCARLGYLYRGDKVALLEQLDTLLDMARQSLEVKRKVIQHHMDAGLYPYTKRYLGTLRNHFSTIGVNGLHEMVRNFTDDTEGLQTAAGRALAIEVLDHVRARLVQFQEDTGHLYNLEATPAEGTTYRFAKEDRKRFPDILQAGSAEAPYYTNSSQLPVGFTDDPFEALELQDELQCKYTGGTVLHLYMAEQISSAEACKKLVRNALSRYRLPYLTVTPTFSICPVHGYLAGEHEFCPKCDEALLHKQQAEAALAV
- the nrdD gene encoding anaerobic ribonucleoside-triphosphate reductase; its protein translation is MNPASQLPQDQRQRCEVWTRVMGYHRPVTAFNPGKQSEHRERLHFTEAAAR
- a CDS encoding anaerobic ribonucleoside-triphosphate reductase activating protein, translated to MTAALRVGGLVPLTTLDFPDHLACVLFCQGCGWRCRYCHNPQLIPACGNEEKPWSEILAFLEQRVGLLEAVVFSGGEPTLQTALPEAIAQVRALGYKVGLHSAGIKPKLFANILPLVDWVGFDIKALPEHSSAITGVDGSGKANWKSLEHLLESGVEHECRTTVHWQLFDADMLWDMAQRLRRLGVERFAVQCVRTARMLDDSLAESRAPYDQQRLWERLDRLFPSFVLRG
- a CDS encoding 4Fe-4S binding protein is translated as MITQAPWLARLGDLLRQHAKAIRALQWLVVGFYLTLLVIPAFLDLPPAQAGMLDNLTVLAQFIFWGLWWPFVLLSMIFFGRLWCGVLCPEGSLSEWISWRGLNKRTPRWVRWSGWPTIAFILTTVYGQLISVYDYAQAALLILGGSTVAAMLVGFLYGRGKRVWCRHLCPVSGVFALLARLAPVHYKVDEQRWLENREPHLPTPNCAPLIDIRRMQGNADCHACGRCSSQRGAVQLSARSPNSEILIVGGQQQSDHWDSTLLLFGMIGLAMGAFQWTVSPWFITLKQAAAEWLVDSDIIWPLEANAPWWLLTHYPQANDAFTWLDGAVILTYIFGASLLVGGALWLLLRAAVRVMRRGDNVFQHLALALVPLGGAGLFLGLSATTVKLLRYEGLLLAWAQPARAALLIGAVAWSLYLAWNVISRHGGNGMRRLLAFACVNAGCALVGYGWWLQFWGWS
- a CDS encoding FTR1 family protein, with product MGQSMFIVWRESVEALLVIGILHAWLRQQPGAANALRMLWAGVAAGLGLAAALGWGVLQAGDWLAGSGGEWFQCAMLLVASLLILHMVGWMHQHGRTLKTSLQNSAAEKLSQGSGIGLLLLAMLAVGREGSETVVFLYGIGNQQAGMDLTRFVIGGVLGFVLALLSYAALQAGSRYFSWRRFFQVSEVMLLLLGGALLMAALDRFSGQLMGMDVPEVLYTVFGDPLWDTSALLDDGGTLGGTLAGLTGYRAMPSLAAAVVLGLYWLAAWAWLKPRVQVQLAARPA
- a CDS encoding cupredoxin domain-containing protein, with translation MRRAGQSLLGVLPLLVGLASPAQAALPTYELTIRDGHFEPATIEVPARQRFKIIVHNAGSGPTEFESTPLRVEKVLSPGVTSFVVIHPLKPGRYPFFDEFHMDLPEGEIVAK
- a CDS encoding iron transporter, producing MRIPATLAITTLLLTPLAQAKEYPIGEPQQCGGMEVGAVYLQPVEMDPPGMMRAAAESDVHLEADISATEDNRNGWQEGSFVPYLSIHYTLRKKGSDEVVEGDFHPMVANDGPHYGDNVKLRGPGKYQLTYKILPPGSGHAMFGRHTDKETGVAPWFEGCELTYEFTYAGIGKKGGY
- the mdtD gene encoding multidrug transporter subunit MdtD — protein: MQPPVSLDARTARILPWLVAIAFFMQTLDGTILNTALPAMARDLAENPLRMQGVVIAYMLTVALLIPASGWIADRFGSRRIFVTAIVLFSVGSLLCALSTSFNQLVASRVLQALGGALMLPVGRLVVLRAFPRSDFVRIMAFIALPGLVGPLLGPTLGGWLVEYASWHWIFLINLPVGVIGCIAALRFMPDLKGPERVRFDTLGFLLFGAAMVLVTIALEGLGQMHMSHARVMLLLFGGAACMAAYWLRAGRIDAPLFSPKLFHTRSFAVGIFGNLFARLGGGALPFLLPLLLQVALGYSPAKAGMSMIPLALGAMAVKSLAKPIIDRLGYRRLLIGNTLLLGCLIASLATIDGQTPTWLLLVHLGLIGMVNSMQFTAMNTVTLVGLSHADASSGNSLLSVVVQLSMSLGVATAGALLGGFTVDDAQGSEVLRAFQLTFLCVGGMAMLAAALFLQLEHRDPGHDDDVRRPVDVGE